GTCTCTTTTTTAGTGAATTCGGTATAGTTTATCAATTGTTTTAAGGATAGTCCTTCCCCAATTGTACctaattaaagaatttaacaCTAATTTCATCAAGTAGCTTAGGGAGTTCAAATCTTCGGTATTCATTTGTGTGTGGTCTCTGTTACTAATTAACACGTGCTAATAAGCTTAACACTTCTCAACTTTATTTTTATAAACTTAGCACATATCAATAATGATGTAGGCCACATAAAGGCCACCGTACCTGATCCAGTTTCATGATTGCGAAGTTCAATTTTTTGCATGTCACGGTATTGAATGCATTCATGCaacttatatttttttgttcattCCAGATGTATTAACATTAAGTCTGAAGGACATAATTAGCCAAAGTTGATATAGAATTCAGTTGCTTCTATTGGAAGCCAACACCACCACAATCACGTTTTGTTTTCgagatttataatttttatataaatttgaaCATGACAATGATTTTTAAGTTATAAAATTTTGTTATATAATAATGGCAACTGGATCATTGTTCAAACTAATTATTTAGCCATGCATGTGACTACTAGTGCAATCTTTCTTAAATCATCCAAAGTCCAAACCAAATGCTATGCACATCATCTTTTTTTTCAGTCCAACTGGCTAAACACATCTTTATTAACTGTATTGCAGATTTGCATACATAAGTTAAATCAGTTTATTATGATAATGTGtttatattattgtattttAGACCAATCATATTACTCAGTATGTTAGAGTAACTTAACATatctttgtattaaaaaaaaacctacatTTTAGATCTTAATATTAATTTTGCAAATGCATCTTATGAACATGAATGCATAATGTATGGAATTCTCTTTCTTTAGGGGACCCCAATCAAACAATCCGATTCAAAGAACCAAAAACAGAGACAGATATATAGAATTACTACAAATTACATGAATGTTGGTAGGTCTAGATCGTAACACAAACCACACAAAGTACTGCACAAATCGTGTTTCTCACAGAGCTCCCAAAATCTCAAAGACAAACTTAACAAACACTAGGATCAATCTCCATCATCAAACTCAAACTCTTCTTAGTTACAAGAAAGTTCCCATGAAAAGATACCCAAGAGCCAAACCCATGAATCCCACATTGCTCAAAACTGAACCGGCACCGGAATTATCCGGTGAAGAGGCAGGCTTTATTGTCGTCTCGTTAGCGCTGCCGCTGCCCGAATTGGCCTTTGATGGAGGAGAAGCGGAAGCAGGTGCCTTGGCACCAAACAAGTCATAAGGCAAAAGCACTTTGTCCACTTGGTACACAGCAAGGGGAAACTGCTGTCTGAGTGCATTGTTGATCTGGGTCTCCACGATCCCGGTCGAAACGTTGACTTGGTTTCCGGACCCGGTGAAGTTAAGTCCGTAAGTTCCTCCGTCTTGTCCGGTGGCTTGAGTCCTAACGGGGTTTGACACAGTTAAGAGGCTGGCCAACGTGTAGTACTTGGGGAGGACATGGTAGAGGACGAGGGCGACTTGCTGTTGCGTGTCGAGGCTGTTGAGGGTGCCGGCTTTGAGGTTGTCGAAGGCGTTGTCGGTGGGGGCGAAGACGGTGAGGCCCTCGGTGGAGCTGTTGAGCTGGTTGGTGATTTGGTTGGCTACTTGGGTTGAGATGAGGAGGCGGATGAAGGTGGAGTACTGGCCGTTTTTGTCGAGGAGGCCGGTGAAGTTGAGGGGGCCGGCGGGGCTTGGGGCAGGGGCGGTTTGGGCTTGGGTGTGGgaaatgaggaggaggaggaggacggtGGCTGCGGTgaggaggagggaggaggaAGGTGTGGAAGCCATGATAGGTGTGAGGATATGGGGTGCTGTGTAGTGTAGTGGGATAAGCTTATAAGGTATGGGATCGGGTGTGAGTGAGGGAGACTTCGTTGGCATGAGCTGGCGTGGCTCTGGTAGGAgactaaataaatcaaaacaagcAACGGCTCCTAACTCAGCTAGTTAAGAAAATCAGAAAATTTTATTCcaatctttgaaaaaaaattacttttagCATAAAACCGTGcacaagattaaaaattaactctaatctTTGGCATTTAATATTTGAATACTAATTTGGTTGTATTAATTATTGAGCTTTTTGTGTTTAGGTTATATATTGATTTtcataaacaacaaaaatgttatttattattgatAATTATTATTAGTTTTCTCATAAAAATAGAAGTCATATATTATCATCTATTTTTTATTGTGCGTGAATttcttcatatatatgtatatgcatattacGTACCTATGTATGTACTATAGTTATGTACCAAGACACTTGTATCAAAATTCATGTATTCATACCGATATTTCCATATCTATgagtttttttaaataatttttgtcTATTAATATGATtggagaaaacaaaataaattaatttaattatatgtattgttgttgacttttatttaattataagaatttgaattttgaatactTTTTATCTATTAATATGATTGGAGAAAACAAAATACATTAATTTTGTATGAGGAgagaatttctttctttttcatcgAAGATGAGGAGAGACGTTTACAAATAATAAGTGTGCTATAAATATTTAAATGTGGTGAGTTTTAATAATAGGGACTTGAATTAGATTTAGAAACCATTtagattaaaatataaatagaaTCTAGGTTAAACCCCAAAATCTAAAAGCCCCTATTAATATGATTGTAAATGAGAGGACTTATgttcaattctcgtcaaagacgaatttgaaccacattattgctagcccattgtgaggctaagctcacccccttccctaggccatcttcaaccgagggctggccagatggctcgttttagccatttggccctccaagatattaatattttaatgaacagtacaatgccatatttgcctccatttccaaccgagggccaaagggctataaggctcgttttagccctgtcacaaaaaaccgtctccaaccgatgtccaaacataatttattatttaaatttaaaaactacaacaacttaaatttaaaaacagcaacttaaatttaaaaactacaacttatatttaaaaactacaacttaaatttaaaaacgacaaattaaaatggtgtaggaatggtgaaaattttgtgtggaatggtgaatgaatggtttaggtttttataggaaaaataaattagaatttttaagaattaaaaaaaaaaaggcccaaaaaaccaaaaacaaaatgtaTCCAATGGTAACTGGCGTCAGCTAGCTgttgaattcaaatttttgtttaagcaatcctgtcggttatattTGACAGGATTGCTGGAATTTCTGGCCAGCCCTGGGCTGGCTGCATGCaaccagccctttggccctttcagatttCGTGGGGTCCATGAGCCCTctagcctagccctcggttggagacggctattttcggccctctgcacccttcggttggagacgacCTTAGTCCCTCTgcacccttcggttggagacggcCTTAgtccctcttagtgtagatagataatatcgtttattaaaattCTGAATTCGGTTTCTCTTTGTCACGTTAtttgtataaaataaaaattaagacAAACATAAACGAAATTATATTTGGACTCTTTGGAGATGTGAAAATAAttttcactcattttttttcatcaCCTTTGTTTATATTTGCTTATTAATTCTCGTTTGCTTGTATCATATAGTTGATAGGAATAAACACAACAATGGGAATGAGATAAAATAGGTGTGTAGAAATTACTTCACGGGAAAACGAGacaaatctctctctccttaaaaatcaaatttaagcCATTTAGTATTATGATTTAacggtatttctcttcacttataagtgagaagttttaggttcgattctcgtcaaaggcaaatctgaatcacattattgctagtctattgtgaggctaaggggtggtttgggagtgagtgcttaaaaaaaagcaccaatgaaaaaaagctgtgagggttttaggtgtttggtaaactgaaaaaaaaagggcttattttggaagctgctgtgagaataagctgaaatcaaagaaaaaagctgaagctgctatttgtagctttggaaaactggttttttttcaaagcacacggagctacattgctcctttaatgaaaagactcactatcaaactgctttttttttcaaaagcacttttacaaaaaagtttactaaacactctgctgatttttttcacagccgcttattctcacagcagctttttttcaaagcacagtaataccaaaccagccctaaccCACCCCTTTCtcttagtatatatatatatatggtttggtaaaaaaatatatcaaattgaagatATAAATTAAGCAAATAGATTAGCATATTGCCATATTGAATTCACCAAACAACCTAATTAACAATTATTTGCTGAGTCTGATTTGGTGCCTTCGGATGGAGAGATTTGACTAATTTAAATACTGAAACCCTACTCAGCCAGAATAAGTTGAGGGAGGCACATCTGTATGTGTGATATGACCAAAGTCTCTCTTGTATTTGAACAGTTTGCACTCAATTTTCAAAAAGATGGACTGATACGGTGTCAATAATTCGtcattaaaattaaagaaaaactaataaaaagtttttttagaatttagttttaatgaaaaatgacaaataaagatacagtgaatagtatcaaagaaaggtaaaaatgtgatttttcgttaaaagtaaatagtaccgagAGTATTTCATTAAAACTCTCTAAAATTAATAGATAACATAAAAGTATTCAAATATGGTGACGTGtattgatacattatcaatattATTAGGGGaacttggatcctctcctgagctaatggagaggatcctcctgaccactaatcatgggccgttggatttttatccaacggctacaaacagggggtccctttaaagttataataattataatcgttggataaaaatccaacggtccatgaTTAGTGGTCAAGAGGATcatctccattagctcaggagaggattcAAATCCATTGTTAGGGTATTACAAATATCAATCTTACCTATTGAAAAACCGacatttaataaatatttactACACCCAGTGCAGTGTATACCagatttgaataaaaaaagaagtgaAGTCCTTTTTTAATAGTAACAGGTACTagaccacttagtactataatgatattcttcttcatttataagtaaaagattttaggtttgattcttgccaaatatgagtttgaaccacattattattagcctattgtgagactaagcccactttttcttctttaacgtagataaaatattatttgttaaaaaaacaaaaacgaattaagaaaaaattaaactcGATTTGTCTGCATTCTTTCATATATTACTCAAAACTAAAGAGACGAAAAGGTATAATAATATATGTGATCAGTTTGTCAGCCTGGCGTTGAACATGGCATGTGGCCACGTGGGATTCCACTAATTAATAACAACTGTTTGAATCTGGTTTCACCATACAGCCTACCTACCAATttggagaggaagaggaaatggAAATATACTGCATGATTTGTATGATTTTACGGGgatgatttttaaatttataattaaaaaaaaagtgactgGTTAGCATCTTATTAAGCTACTAATTGGTTTGCACTTAAAAGCActtgtatatgtatattcaaTACGATGGTTGTACTTTGGGATCAGGATGATCCTGAGACCATCCGGAGGCCAGGAAATAAGCATGTGAAGGTCATCTAAGGACTCTTCGAATGTTTGGTACATATATCTTTTTGTACTCACTAAGTGTTTGATGTAATGTTTACAAGGCATATCTTGACAAGTTGCGTCAACAAACACTCTCTATAACACTCATCAGATTGCTTCAGCAAATGTTGATATTTATTGACATATAAACAATAGATATCGACATTTGTACACTTTTTGCCAAGTTTCTATCTAAAAACTTGAACCTTTTAACATTAGCacccaaaaaattcaaatcctaaATCTACCGGTGTGgatatatgtatattatgtaCAACTTTCAAGTTGTTCCATCAATTATGCATTCATTCATATAAATATTTTTGTAGCATTGTACCAACTCTGCCTTCATATTCTAGAACCAGATAGATAAAGTTATTATTGTGTAGCTGCTGCCCCTTCATGTTCTATACAGGTAGAGAGGATCATACTCAATCACAACAGACATTTAATAACAAACATATATCTTCTGTCTCAATCCCTAAAATCAATGGTCAAATTACATTTCACCTCCTACATGCTTACTCAAAATTAGATTCATTGCAATGATAGCTTCCGTCACATAATGTGTTACTTAGATTTTCGCTGATCTAGAAGCCAAGAGTAGGTCACGCAGATGAAAGCCAATATAAAAGAAGTAGTGTTATTTAGACACAAAAAAGAATAATCACATTACTATCGGAATGAGTCCCATGTATGTTGGAAAATGATTTCCGCATACACCGTAACGTATTTATTTATGTCCCTAGGCTAGATTGTCGGATCATTATTCATCTTGGATTAGGGCTTGAATGATTATTGGAATGGGCAAGATAAAACCCAATGGGCTACCAAATCATTTATAAAGCCCGTTTTATTACATCTTACCAAAATACAAAAGGCCCATTTCATATTACAAGACAAGAAAGTGAAGAACACAGGGTTTTAGACTTGGAGAAGGTTCAAGGATCTGCCTATTCTCTCTGCCAAATGCTAGTTTCCGATTACAATCGGCGGTTTGTCAGTTTCCCATGATTACCCGCCAACTGAATTTCAAAGCCCTCCAACGAATACCTAACCAACGGTTCACGACATGCTCTAACTTCCACTCATTCAAACATGAGCACCAACTGTTCGACCAAAATCCCCAACCAAACGCAGCAGCATCGGTTAACCACGCTATGCTCAACAACTTACACAGAAACCTTCCGCGTCGAGCCCTCGGCATCTTCAGAGAGCAGGTTCAGTTATGTTCGTCACAGAATATCGATGAAGTTACTCTTACCCTTGCTGTCAAGGCTTGTCAAGGGGACCTCAAACCCGGGTGCCAAATTCACGGGTTTGCGGTTTCTTCTGGGTTTGCTTCTTATGTTACGGTTTTGAATTCCTTGATGAGTATGTACACTAAAGCTGGAGAGTTTGATAGTGCGTTATTTATCTTTGAGAGGATGTGTTATAAGGATATAGTTTCTTGGAATACAATTCTTTCGGGGTTCAGGTCGAGTGAGGGTGCATTGAGTTTTGCTATTAGGATGAACTTGAATGGAGTTGTTTTTGATCCGGTGACTTATACAACCGTTCTTTCCTTTTGTGCGGAGCATGAGGACTTTCTGTTTGGATGGCAGCTTCATTCTCTCATATTTAAGTCCGGTTTGGAttgtgaagtttttgttgggaaTGCACTCATAAGTATGTATTCGAGGCAGAGACATCTAATAGAAGCTAGGAacgtgtttgatgaaatgtggAATAAGGATCTGGTTTCATGGAATGCAATACTATCAGGTTATTCGCAAGAGGGAAATCACGGGCTTGAAGCGGTTTTGGCCTTTATTGAGATGATGAGAGAAGGGGTGGAGTTAGATCATGTCTCATTTACTAGTGCAGTTTCAGCTTGCGGTCATGAACAGAATTTAGGACTCGGGAAACAGATACATGGCGTGACTATAAAATCAGGATACGGAAGGCATGTTTCAGTTTGTAATGTATTGATCTCGACATATTCAAAGTGTGAGGATACTGAAGATGCAAAATTGGTGTTTCAGCACACGAACGATCGCAATGTAGTTTCTTGGACGACTATGATTTCTATGGACGAAGAAGATGCCATCTCTCTGTTTAATGAGATGAGACTGGATGGAGTATATCCAAATGATGTTACATTTGTTGGGCTAATCCACGCTGTAACGATTGGGAAGCAGGTGGAAGAAGGCCGAATGATTCACGGGTTTTGCATAAAGACTGGATTTTTGTCTAAGGATAATGTTTGCAACAGCTTTATCACAATGTATGCTAAGTTTGAGTCCATGCAGGACTCCATCAAAGTTTTCGAGGAGTTGGAATGCAGAGAAATCATATCGTGGAACGCTTTGATTTCAGGGTATGCTCAGAATGGGCTGTGCCAGGATGCTCTCAAAACATTCTTAGTAGCAACTATGGAGGCGACGCCAAACAATTACACATTTGGCAGTGTCTTGAGCGCAATTGGCGATGCTCACGATATATCTCTGAAGTATGGCCAACGATGccactcatttttaattaaacttgGATCAGTAACTGACCCGATCATCGCAGGTGCTCTTCTTGACATGTATGCAAAGCGAGGAAGTATTAGTGAGTCCAAAAGAGTTTTCAGTGAAACGCCTCACAAAAGTCAGTTTGCTTGGACTGCAATAATATCTGCATATGCTGCGCATGGAGACTGTGACTCGGTAATAGAATTGTTCGAGGGGATGGTAAGAGAAGGGGTTAAACCCGATTCAATCACGTTTCTTTCTGTACTAGCTGCCTGCAGCAGAAAGGGAATGGTTGAGACCGGGCGTCATCTCTTTCACTCAATGATCAAAGACTATCAGATTGAGACATCTCCTCAGCATTATTCAAGCATGGTGGACATGTTGGGGCGGGCAGGGAAACTGGAGGAAGCGGAGGAGTTGATCAGTCAGATGCCAGGACAGCCAGGGTTTTCGCTGCTGCAAAGCCTGCTCGGGGCATGCAGGATACACGGGAATGTGGAGATGGGTGAGAGAGTATCCAACGCGCTGATGGGATTGGAACCGACGGAGTCAGGTGCTTACGTGCAGATGTCGAACTTGTATGCTGAGAAAGGGGACTGGGAAATGGTGGCGAAAGTACGGAAAGGGATGAGAGATAGGGGAGTGAGAAAGGAAGTTGGGTTTAGCTGGGTGGACACTGGTGGTGGTGATGCTGCTGATGGTTCCTTGTGTTTGCATCCGTTTTCGTCGGGAGATACGTCTCACCCGCTTTCGGAAGAGATTTGGAGAATGGCGAAATGCTTAGGATTGGAGATGAAAGTTCTGAGGGATAATGTGTGGGAGACGAGCTCACTGACTGTGAGGGCCTTGAATATGTACATGTGAAACATTTGAGGCCGAAGCAACTCATGATTGTGTACTATAATTATTCTTTTGTAGCAAAAgtttaaagaaaaaagagagggaaattCATCTTTAAGATAACATATATCTTGGACACTCTTGGAAGCATTTTAGCGGTGCCATTAGCTCGTGTTcacttctatttatttatttatatctaGGTCGTGTTCGTATCAATGCACAAATAAATCAATAAGAAAGACAATAtagttaataataaaatatataataattcatGGTACTAATCTGATAAAGgttctttgtgtgtgtgtgtgtgtgtgaaagatTATGCAATCTACTCTTTTCGAGTATATCACCAACCGCGCTGGCGAAGGCTACATGATTTCCACACGTAAGCGTTTtctgtcaaattgtagcaaggATTCTTGAAAGTTTTAACTTTGATTACTTGAAATTATTGATTTAACACTTACATTTTTTACgatgaatatgattgtgtacaaGATTGCGAGAAACTTTAGTAGAACTACTAAAACAGTAAGAGAGACCAGCGTGAGGTCACATGTGAACATTAAGGAAGCACCCTACTTTTATGACAAGTGCCCTTCTAGATGACGCAGTTGACACCTCTACGCGAAGTTTTCACAGAAGTTTTAATGCTTCTTTTAACCAAATTACAGCACTGACTCTGATAAGCGACCTTCAACAAGTTGTAATTGTGTTCACAAGTCCACAAGCATAAGGTAAAATTTTGGGAAATTCAATTGCCCTAAACCCAAGACCTTTGATTGGGAGTGTTTTCACTTGAACTCTATTTGAACCCAGAAATGTTCGGTAACAAtgatttttaaccaaaaataaCCTCTAGCGAGGGAGCTCATTCAGCCGGAAGAGCCCTACATTCAACCACCAAATCGACACAGAAGAGTAAAGCATGACTAATGATCTCTCTGAAATAGCAACCGAAGAACAAGGCAATCACTCTGTTACATAAGCTTGTACTTAACAGCAACACTCATCTCGAATTCATCCAAATAAATTTCAGATTCAAGCTGCCTAGCAGttcattaaaaacaaaacttttagTACAAAGTCAACATTAAAGGATTTCCCAGTACACAACAACTCCATCAGTCAAAGCCTCTGAAGGCTCTCGCTACAGTCCGAGAGGCCCATCACACCGAGTATGCTCTCCGAAATGGTTTAGATAAGGAGCTTCTCAATGGCATCCTGCATTTTTACATATACGATGTTTACAATACAGAACCAAATCCAGAAATTATAGATTAAAACTAGAATGAAGAGTACCTTGAGTTGTTGTATTTGTGACTTCAATTGACTTCCCTCGTTTGTTGTCACAGAGGCGGCAATGACGGGTCTTGTGACACCGCATGCTCGTCCAAGTGCTTGCTTCGAAGGGACAAACACATACGGCACATTCTGCACAAATTCAAGTACACTGTTTATAACATGTTGTATACTAGTTTATCATACCTGAGACTCTAGGAGAGAAGCAGCAAATAAAAGGGTTTTAAAGTTCCAGTACAAAATGAAACAGACACACGATATTTAGAGTGCGCTACTGTCTTGGGGCATGGTGTTACATGTCTATAACCACGTGATGCTTATTGATAACAGTGTGGCATATGAAATGTGTGCAATCTAAAATGAAACGGACTTAAGATTTTAGTGCATCAATTCAAAGCCGTAGAACACAGCCACAAGCACCAACCAAACGTATATAGTAAATGTGCCTGGTTTGGGTACAAATTTCAGTATCGCCTGCTACAAAAATGgaacatcaaacaatttggaaaCTACACGAACCACCTCAACTGACGAATAATAAGCCAACTATCAAGTCTTAAAAGGTTGTTGTATATGGGACGTGTACATTCTAAAACGAAACAGACATGTGATCTTTGGTGCCTCGATGTAAAGCCGTTGAACACAGCCCAACCAACAGATGTAAATAAAATCAGTGATGCCTACTAGAAAACTGGAAAATCAAACACTTTGGAAACTACACAAACCAACTCAACTGACAAATAATACGCCAACTATGGagccaaataaaaaagaaacattttATCCAAAAAGTGTagaaaaacaaacaacaaaggcACTTGAATATGCCGCTAAACTACCCCCATATGAGAATCAACACTATCCCAATCAACCAACCAAAAATTCCAACtgacaaacaaataataaagcaTTCAGAATACGAAAAACTCAGCCCCAGAGCAAGAGTACCTTATCCTCAGCCAACAGGGGAAGGTGAAGAAGAATCTCCAGAGGCTCAGTATCAGCCGCCATCACTATAAACTCCGAAATACCCCTGTTCAAGGTTTTAGTTGCTGAAAAGAATCACAACCCAAATGTCAAATTCCAAGCCCCAAATTTgacacaaaaataataaaaaaatggattAAAAAGAAGCAGCATTCGGGTGAGTAC
Above is a window of Malus sylvestris chromosome 15, drMalSylv7.2, whole genome shotgun sequence DNA encoding:
- the LOC126604426 gene encoding fasciclin-like arabinogalactan protein 13 gives rise to the protein MASTPSSSLLLTAATVLLLLLISHTQAQTAPAPSPAGPLNFTGLLDKNGQYSTFIRLLISTQVANQITNQLNSSTEGLTVFAPTDNAFDNLKAGTLNSLDTQQQVALVLYHVLPKYYTLASLLTVSNPVRTQATGQDGGTYGLNFTGSGNQVNVSTGIVETQINNALRQQFPLAVYQVDKVLLPYDLFGAKAPASASPPSKANSGSGSANETTIKPASSPDNSGAGSVLSNVGFMGLALGYLFMGTFL
- the LOC126604414 gene encoding pentatricopeptide repeat-containing protein At4g32430, mitochondrial, which produces MITRQLNFKALQRIPNQRFTTCSNFHSFKHEHQLFDQNPQPNAAASVNHAMLNNLHRNLPRRALGIFREQVQLCSSQNIDEVTLTLAVKACQGDLKPGCQIHGFAVSSGFASYVTVLNSLMSMYTKAGEFDSALFIFERMCYKDIVSWNTILSGFRSSEGALSFAIRMNLNGVVFDPVTYTTVLSFCAEHEDFLFGWQLHSLIFKSGLDCEVFVGNALISMYSRQRHLIEARNVFDEMWNKDLVSWNAILSGYSQEGNHGLEAVLAFIEMMREGVELDHVSFTSAVSACGHEQNLGLGKQIHGVTIKSGYGRHVSVCNVLISTYSKCEDTEDAKLVFQHTNDRNVVSWTTMISMDEEDAISLFNEMRLDGVYPNDVTFVGLIHAVTIGKQVEEGRMIHGFCIKTGFLSKDNVCNSFITMYAKFESMQDSIKVFEELECREIISWNALISGYAQNGLCQDALKTFLVATMEATPNNYTFGSVLSAIGDAHDISLKYGQRCHSFLIKLGSVTDPIIAGALLDMYAKRGSISESKRVFSETPHKSQFAWTAIISAYAAHGDCDSVIELFEGMVREGVKPDSITFLSVLAACSRKGMVETGRHLFHSMIKDYQIETSPQHYSSMVDMLGRAGKLEEAEELISQMPGQPGFSLLQSLLGACRIHGNVEMGERVSNALMGLEPTESGAYVQMSNLYAEKGDWEMVAKVRKGMRDRGVRKEVGFSWVDTGGGDAADGSLCLHPFSSGDTSHPLSEEIWRMAKCLGLEMKVLRDNVWETSSLTVRALNMYM
- the LOC126604430 gene encoding uncharacterized protein LOC126604430, which codes for MTGEAVNPKAYPLADAQLTITILDLVQQAANYKQLKKGANEATKTLNRGISEFIVMAADTEPLEILLHLPLLAEDKNVPYVFVPSKQALGRACGVTRPVIAASVTTNEGSQLKSQIQQLKDAIEKLLI